In Oxalobacteraceae sp. CFBP 8761, the following are encoded in one genomic region:
- a CDS encoding acyltransferase: MTIAHGVRDRIALLRFVMIFGVIVLHTPAYVPMAEVGPGWFDTVKAFFQLAVFRASVPVLTVISGFLLFGSGIDCEPARCITKKARTILVPFLIFNLTLLPLALSAEMFAGMELSANLWPFDPVRWLNAAFGLMGSPINYPLNFLRDLIVLILLAPLFGWLLRRYMWLGLVLVSIIFMGNFDGNLLLRDLMAVLFYVGGMVAVRRWNLCALDRYGAICFVAFVLACAAVVHFRVGNTTYLRLVAPFLIWPATVWIVRTPLGAWLVGMSKYSFFLFLAHAPVLLLTWVVYGRYGSAIPYPVYWVLAPIAVSALLIAVYKVAMATMPRVFEVMIGGGARARTPVSGAQRSNSDDPATVVKV, encoded by the coding sequence ATGACGATTGCCCATGGCGTCCGTGACCGTATCGCGCTGCTGCGCTTTGTCATGATCTTTGGCGTCATCGTGCTGCATACACCTGCCTATGTCCCCATGGCCGAAGTCGGCCCTGGCTGGTTTGACACAGTCAAAGCATTTTTCCAGTTGGCTGTATTTCGGGCCAGCGTCCCGGTCCTAACGGTCATTTCAGGCTTTCTGCTGTTTGGTTCGGGCATCGACTGCGAACCCGCACGTTGCATCACCAAGAAAGCGCGCACTATCCTGGTACCGTTCTTGATCTTTAATTTGACCTTGCTGCCACTCGCCTTGAGCGCGGAAATGTTTGCAGGAATGGAGTTGTCAGCAAATTTGTGGCCATTCGATCCAGTGCGCTGGCTCAATGCCGCGTTTGGGCTGATGGGGTCGCCGATCAACTATCCTCTCAATTTTCTTCGTGATCTGATCGTGTTGATCCTGTTGGCACCACTGTTCGGGTGGTTGCTGCGTCGTTACATGTGGCTGGGACTGGTGCTCGTGTCGATCATCTTCATGGGCAATTTTGATGGCAATCTGCTGTTGCGTGACCTGATGGCGGTGTTGTTCTACGTGGGTGGCATGGTGGCAGTGCGTCGCTGGAATTTGTGTGCGCTCGATCGTTATGGCGCAATTTGTTTTGTTGCCTTTGTACTAGCCTGCGCCGCTGTCGTGCATTTTCGGGTTGGAAATACTACTTACCTGCGCCTGGTGGCGCCATTTCTGATCTGGCCTGCTACCGTCTGGATCGTGCGTACGCCGCTTGGCGCATGGCTGGTTGGCATGAGTAAATATAGTTTCTTTCTGTTTCTGGCGCACGCGCCGGTATTACTGCTGACTTGGGTCGTGTACGGGCGCTACGGCAGCGCTATCCCTTACCCGGTGTACTGGGTATTGGCGCCGATCGCCGTGAGCGCCTTGCTGATCGCTGTGTACAAGGTGGCCATGGCCACCATGCCGCGGGTGTTCGAGGTCATGATCGGTGGGGGCGCCAGAGCACGGACGCCTGTCTCAGGAGCGCAACGCAGCAATAGCGACGATCCTGCCACGGTTGTGAAGGTCTAA
- a CDS encoding UbiA family prenyltransferase yields the protein MDRLSLERQLTTEPLIVDLDGTLVRTDTLFESLLLLFRNAPWRLFGAMSALLRGRAAFKAYVSQFVILPADSLPYNHDLLDYLRSQRATGRHIVLATAAHHSIAGRVSDYLGLFDHVLATQDGANLKGHAKLAEIRKLVGAKFVYAGDSNADLPIWLEATGAILVGVSPAVARQVEKTCRIEQVFARSNLSMLVWMKAFRVHQWLKNTLIFVPLLTAFSFNNVSKLIPVIAGFIAFSLAASATYIWNDLVDLESDRRHPRKCKRPMASGAISIPSAILAACALMSTGLVLACLISTQFLTILVAYIVLTTSYSLVLKHYVLIDVLMLAVLYTVRILAGALALEETVSTWLLAFSLLIFYSLAILKRCAELISLQQCNGKVTAGRDYRVTDLAVLWPLGIGASLSSVVVFCLFIQAADTQSNYVNPTLLWGVVLAMLYWLSRLWVKTSRAEMHDDPLVYAIKDRGCRMTIAAMVAFTIGARFVSI from the coding sequence ATGGATCGTCTTTCACTCGAACGCCAACTGACGACGGAGCCATTAATCGTCGATCTCGACGGTACGCTGGTGCGAACCGATACGCTGTTCGAGTCGTTACTGCTACTGTTTCGCAACGCGCCGTGGCGGCTATTTGGCGCAATGTCTGCATTGTTACGTGGTCGTGCTGCTTTCAAAGCTTATGTTTCACAGTTTGTTATTCTCCCGGCAGACTCTCTTCCCTACAATCATGATCTGCTCGACTACCTGCGCTCGCAGCGTGCGACCGGTCGGCATATAGTACTCGCCACGGCCGCTCATCACTCGATCGCGGGTCGCGTCAGCGATTATTTGGGATTGTTCGACCACGTCTTGGCCACTCAGGATGGCGCCAACCTCAAGGGTCATGCCAAGTTGGCCGAAATTCGCAAGTTGGTGGGTGCAAAGTTTGTCTATGCTGGAGACAGCAATGCCGACTTGCCAATCTGGTTGGAGGCCACTGGCGCTATTCTCGTCGGGGTATCCCCAGCGGTTGCCCGGCAGGTCGAAAAAACCTGCCGAATCGAACAGGTATTTGCGCGCTCGAACCTATCCATGCTGGTTTGGATGAAGGCGTTTCGTGTTCATCAATGGCTCAAGAATACCCTGATTTTCGTTCCCCTACTTACCGCCTTTTCGTTTAACAATGTATCGAAGTTGATTCCGGTAATCGCAGGATTCATTGCGTTTTCTCTGGCAGCTTCCGCTACCTACATTTGGAACGATTTGGTCGATCTTGAAAGCGACAGGCGCCATCCGCGCAAATGCAAGCGTCCAATGGCCAGCGGCGCGATCTCGATCCCAAGCGCGATCCTTGCAGCTTGTGCACTGATGAGTACTGGCCTTGTTCTTGCCTGTTTGATCTCCACACAGTTTCTGACTATCTTGGTGGCATACATTGTTCTGACTACCTCGTACAGCCTGGTTCTCAAGCATTACGTACTGATCGATGTACTTATGCTTGCTGTTCTCTACACAGTTCGTATTCTTGCCGGCGCGCTCGCGCTCGAGGAAACAGTCAGCACTTGGTTACTGGCTTTTTCCCTGCTCATCTTTTACAGTCTGGCCATTCTAAAACGTTGCGCCGAACTGATCTCCCTGCAGCAATGCAATGGCAAAGTGACGGCTGGCCGAGATTACCGTGTGACTGACCTCGCTGTCCTGTGGCCCCTCGGGATTGGCGCGTCTCTCTCGTCGGTCGTCGTATTTTGCCTGTTTATTCAGGCCGCTGATACCCAGTCAAATTACGTCAACCCCACGTTGCTTTGGGGAGTTGTTCTGGCGATGCTTTATTGGTTATCGCGTTTATGGGTAAAAACTTCACGCGCCGAAATGCACGACGACCCGTTGGTCTACGCAATCAAGGATCGGGGCTGTCGCATGACAATTGCTGCAATGGTTGCCTTTACTATCGGAGCACGCTTCGTTTCGATTTGA
- a CDS encoding EamA family transporter, protein MAFSTFILIFSSVLISALAQIALKQGMSSSTVSAALGQGTASTITAIATNPYVIGGLSLYALGAVLWLFVLSRVDVSVAYPFVAFGFIVTMGLAIVLLGEPLQPLRVAGTLLVVAGAVLITR, encoded by the coding sequence ATGGCATTCAGTACTTTTATTCTTATCTTCAGTAGCGTGCTGATTTCAGCGCTCGCGCAGATAGCACTCAAGCAGGGTATGTCATCCTCGACAGTCTCGGCTGCATTGGGGCAGGGCACGGCATCAACGATAACTGCCATTGCAACCAATCCTTATGTGATCGGCGGCCTGTCACTTTATGCACTGGGTGCAGTGCTTTGGCTGTTCGTTTTGTCACGTGTCGATGTCAGCGTCGCTTACCCGTTTGTCGCTTTTGGTTTTATCGTCACGATGGGATTGGCGATCGTCTTGCTTGGCGAGCCGCTGCAGCCCCTCCGCGTGGCAGGTACGTTACTCGTGGTTGCCGGTGCAGTGCTTATCACCCGTTAG
- a CDS encoding TIGR03013 family PEP-CTERM/XrtA system glycosyltransferase translates to MFRISNHYVSKIVFVLLFVEILILLGAAYAGAAMRFLDIGAPLTSDQFDHFLASAVAFAVAVSFSMSAMGMYQLDFDEGLRHPFFMKLMPAFLMGFLILTLVFYVAPDLYFGRGILLLGFGLAAAGIFVARIIFFKTSELRLMQSRILFLGNGALAKECSDLAVNKNSYHRYKVVGFIPVGSDDMCVPAADVLKVREGDSLVKMATQYGAQEIVVSVQNKRGSFPIKELLDCKLQGVKVTDAATFFERETCQIRVDSLQPSWLVFGGGFDQSFIRIFMKRGFDLICSTLIMAVTFPIMLGAALAVWLEDRNPVFYSQERVGKDGKIFRVHKFRSMRADAEKGGTPQWAAQNDPRVTRVGNFMRKTRIDELPQILNVFKGDMSFVGPRPERAYFVQQLIEVVPYYNVRHSIKPGITGWAQVRYGYGSSAEDALQKLQYDLYYVKNNSLFLDVLILINTLKVVLFRSGR, encoded by the coding sequence ATGTTTCGGATCTCTAACCACTACGTGTCGAAGATCGTTTTCGTCCTGCTATTTGTGGAAATATTGATCCTGTTAGGCGCTGCCTATGCAGGCGCAGCCATGCGTTTTCTCGACATTGGCGCACCGCTCACGAGCGACCAGTTTGATCACTTCCTGGCTTCGGCCGTCGCGTTTGCCGTGGCGGTCAGCTTCAGCATGAGCGCCATGGGCATGTACCAGCTCGATTTCGACGAGGGCTTGCGCCATCCGTTCTTCATGAAGCTGATGCCGGCATTCCTGATGGGTTTCCTGATCCTGACGCTGGTGTTCTATGTGGCGCCCGACTTGTACTTTGGTCGTGGCATCCTGTTGCTGGGCTTTGGCCTTGCAGCGGCCGGGATCTTCGTCGCGCGCATCATTTTCTTCAAGACGTCTGAACTGCGCCTGATGCAGTCGCGCATCCTGTTCCTGGGCAATGGCGCGCTGGCCAAGGAATGCAGTGACCTGGCTGTCAACAAGAACAGCTACCACCGCTACAAGGTCGTCGGCTTCATTCCAGTGGGTAGCGATGACATGTGCGTGCCGGCCGCTGACGTGCTCAAGGTGCGCGAAGGCGACTCGCTCGTCAAGATGGCGACCCAATATGGCGCGCAGGAAATCGTCGTATCGGTGCAAAACAAGCGCGGCAGCTTCCCGATCAAGGAACTGCTCGATTGCAAGCTGCAAGGCGTGAAGGTCACCGATGCCGCCACGTTCTTCGAGCGCGAAACCTGCCAGATCCGGGTTGACTCGCTGCAGCCGAGCTGGCTGGTGTTCGGCGGTGGCTTTGACCAGAGTTTCATCCGCATCTTCATGAAGCGCGGGTTTGACCTGATCTGCAGCACCCTGATCATGGCCGTCACGTTCCCGATCATGCTCGGCGCAGCGCTGGCCGTGTGGCTGGAAGACCGCAACCCCGTGTTCTATTCGCAGGAGCGGGTCGGCAAGGATGGCAAGATTTTCCGTGTCCACAAGTTCCGCAGCATGCGCGCCGATGCCGAAAAAGGCGGCACGCCACAGTGGGCGGCCCAGAACGATCCGCGCGTGACGCGTGTCGGCAACTTCATGCGCAAGACCCGCATCGATGAGCTGCCGCAAATCCTGAACGTGTTCAAGGGCGACATGTCGTTCGTGGGCCCACGGCCGGAGCGCGCCTACTTCGTCCAGCAGCTGATCGAAGTGGTTCCATATTACAATGTCCGTCATAGCATCAAGCCAGGCATTACCGGTTGGGCCCAAGTGCGTTATGGCTATGGTTCGTCGGCCGAGGACGCGTTGCAGAAATTGCAGTACGATCTCTACTACGTCAAGAACAACAGCCTGTTCCTGGATGTGCTCATCCTGATCAATACGCTCAAGGTCGTGCTGTTCCGTAGCGGACGCTGA